A stretch of the Amycolatopsis sp. BJA-103 genome encodes the following:
- a CDS encoding DHA2 family efflux MFS transporter permease subunit, translating to MTETLPETTRDQERAPASAGLLIGVLVLSAFVMILNETILSVALRDLTVDLKVPTTTVQWLTSGFLLTMAVVIPITGFLLERFTPRQVFLASLTLFSTGTLVSALAPGFTLLLTGRVIQACGTAVMLPLLMTTVMRLVPVEKRGATMGTITIVIAVAPAIGPTIGGAVLSSLGWRWMFWIVLPLSIAALVVGMLRLRLDSETRKVPLDVLSVILSAVGFGGVLYGLSTSGESAGGHQPVPPWVPIVVGAVALAVFTWRQLRLQKEDRALLDLRPFTHRSFVVSLVLTALLFMCLLGAAAILLPLYLQTVLHTSTFVSGLAVLPGGLVLGLLGRPVGALYDRFGPRPLVIPGAAAMAVSLWLFALLGPGSPLVAVIAIHVLLMGGLGLMMTPLMTESLGSLPEHLYSHGSAILATLQQLAGALGTAVFIAVATASTVTAGATSPDAAGIRTTFMVAGCVGLAAFAGSLFVKKSATGAPVAAHH from the coding sequence AGCGTCGCGCTGCGTGACCTGACGGTCGACCTCAAGGTCCCGACCACCACCGTGCAGTGGCTGACCAGTGGCTTCCTGCTCACCATGGCGGTCGTCATCCCGATCACCGGGTTCCTGCTAGAACGGTTCACCCCGCGCCAGGTCTTCCTCGCCTCCCTGACCCTGTTCAGCACCGGCACCCTGGTCAGCGCGCTCGCTCCGGGTTTCACGCTCCTGCTGACCGGCCGGGTCATCCAGGCGTGCGGTACCGCGGTCATGCTGCCGCTGCTGATGACGACGGTGATGCGCCTGGTCCCGGTGGAGAAGCGCGGCGCCACGATGGGCACGATCACCATCGTCATCGCGGTCGCCCCCGCCATCGGCCCGACCATCGGCGGCGCGGTGCTCTCCTCGCTCGGCTGGCGCTGGATGTTCTGGATCGTGCTGCCGCTCTCGATCGCCGCGCTGGTGGTCGGCATGCTGCGGCTGCGGCTGGACAGCGAGACCCGCAAGGTGCCGCTGGACGTACTGTCGGTGATCCTGTCCGCCGTCGGTTTCGGCGGCGTGCTGTACGGCCTGTCGACGTCCGGTGAATCGGCGGGCGGGCACCAGCCGGTGCCGCCGTGGGTGCCGATCGTCGTCGGGGCCGTGGCGCTCGCGGTGTTCACCTGGCGCCAGTTGCGCCTGCAGAAGGAAGACCGCGCACTGCTGGACCTGCGCCCGTTCACCCACCGCAGTTTCGTCGTCTCGCTGGTGCTGACGGCGCTGCTGTTCATGTGCCTGCTCGGCGCCGCGGCGATCCTGCTCCCGCTGTACCTGCAGACCGTCCTGCACACCAGCACGTTCGTCAGCGGGCTCGCGGTGCTTCCCGGCGGCCTGGTCCTCGGGCTGCTCGGCCGCCCGGTCGGCGCGCTGTACGACCGCTTCGGTCCCCGGCCCCTGGTCATCCCCGGCGCGGCCGCGATGGCGGTCTCGTTGTGGCTGTTCGCCCTGCTCGGCCCGGGATCACCGCTGGTCGCGGTCATCGCCATCCACGTCCTCCTGATGGGCGGGCTCGGGCTGATGATGACGCCGCTGATGACCGAGTCGCTCGGTTCGCTGCCCGAGCACCTCTATTCGCACGGCAGCGCGATCCTCGCCACCCTGCAGCAGCTCGCCGGCGCGCTCGGCACCGCCGTGTTCATCGCGGTGGCCACGGCGAGCACGGTGACGGCCGGGGCGACCAGCCCCGACGCGGCGGGTATCCGCACCACGTTCATGGTCGCCGGCTGCGTCGGGCTGGCCGCGTTCGCCGGTTCGCTGTTCGTCAAGAAGAGCGCCACCGGCGCCCCGGTGGCCGCGCACCACTGA
- a CDS encoding acyltransferase family protein: MSDLSRRSWWQPLGHADYLASSWFPGLTGVRALAAVAVVFFHYGGPALDPLQGWIAVQLFFVLSGFLITTLSLREEDRTGRISLREFYLRRVFRILPVYFLLLALTTLAVTLGGTYQSSRLADAMPYYLVFGNELVDFNTPYPTSWSLGVEEKFYLVWPALLVLTSFARSGKTALRLLFGASAVLGVVMFALPLAPTHTWASLSVHYCSLVIGCLLAMTLHHPRGFALFRPLTSPVAATVIGCGFVVLQFSVGPLAKALGGHWQFVVPVYAAGSALLLVAVVSPGPVRKLLSSRPMTFVGDRSYALYLAQTGAAGVTGWLLPSGFAKAAATAGVALVFACALRRWVEQPAIAYGRKVIGRRAPAGPPVEATAGAK; the protein is encoded by the coding sequence ATGTCCGACCTTTCGCGCCGCTCCTGGTGGCAGCCGCTCGGCCACGCCGACTACCTGGCGTCGTCCTGGTTCCCCGGTCTCACCGGCGTACGCGCACTCGCCGCCGTGGCCGTCGTGTTCTTCCACTACGGAGGCCCTGCCCTGGACCCGCTGCAGGGCTGGATCGCCGTGCAGCTGTTCTTCGTGCTGTCCGGGTTCCTGATCACCACCCTGTCCCTGCGCGAAGAAGACCGCACCGGCCGGATCTCGCTGCGCGAGTTCTACCTGCGCCGGGTCTTCCGGATCCTGCCGGTGTACTTCCTGCTCCTGGCGCTGACCACGCTCGCGGTGACGCTCGGCGGCACCTACCAGAGCAGCAGGCTCGCCGACGCCATGCCGTACTACCTCGTCTTCGGCAACGAACTCGTCGACTTCAACACGCCCTACCCGACGTCGTGGTCGCTGGGGGTGGAGGAGAAGTTCTACCTGGTCTGGCCCGCGCTGCTGGTGCTCACCTCGTTCGCGCGAAGCGGGAAGACGGCGTTGCGCCTGCTGTTCGGCGCGTCGGCCGTCCTCGGCGTGGTGATGTTCGCGTTGCCGCTGGCTCCGACGCACACCTGGGCGAGCCTTTCGGTGCACTACTGCTCGCTGGTCATCGGCTGCCTGCTGGCGATGACGCTCCACCATCCGCGCGGGTTCGCCCTGTTCCGGCCGCTGACCAGTCCCGTCGCCGCCACGGTGATCGGCTGCGGGTTCGTCGTGCTGCAGTTCTCCGTCGGACCGCTGGCGAAGGCTCTCGGCGGGCACTGGCAGTTCGTGGTCCCGGTCTACGCGGCGGGCTCGGCGCTGCTGCTCGTGGCCGTCGTTTCACCGGGGCCGGTCCGGAAACTGCTCTCGAGCAGGCCGATGACCTTCGTCGGCGATCGGTCGTACGCGCTTTACCTCGCCCAGACCGGCGCCGCCGGGGTGACGGGCTGGCTGCTGCCCAGCGGGTTCGCCAAGGCCGCGGCGACCGCGGGGGTCGCCCTGGTGTTCGCCTGCGCGCTGCGCCGGTGGGTCGAGCAGCCCGCCATCGCCTACGGCCGGAAGGTGATCGGACGACGAGCGCCCGCCGGGCCTCCGGTGGAGGCCACGGCGGGCGCGAAGTGA